The Pan paniscus chromosome 21, NHGRI_mPanPan1-v2.0_pri, whole genome shotgun sequence region taatcccagctacttgggaagctgaggcaggagaatcacttgaacctgggaggtggaggttgcagtgagctgaggtcacgccactatactccagcctgggtgacagagggagactccatctcaaaaaaaaaaaaagttgaacatttacatttttctgtgcGTTTTCcaagaatatttttagttttggatATAATTTTTAACACATCATATAGAAGAATACATAAAGTTGTCTGTACAGATTAAGGCCAAAACATCCTCTTTGGCTTTTCTGTTTCAAATTAACAGAAGAAAGACTGTGTGATAGACCCAGCTAACTCTGCGGTTCTCTCAAGTGTCAGTGAGTTAAGGAGCTGAGGGAACTGCATGGTATGACATGGCCATGCAGGTCCCACCTTGGGGTACCAGTGACGTTTTTCCACAGAATGTAGGGGGTGGCAGGGTGACAGTGCTGTGTGGAAAACAGCTATCATGAGAAGGGGCCACTGAGCCCAGTATGCCCAGTGAGGACTCTGAACTCCATCTTTTTattaattgttaatttttgtgggtattgAACTCCATCTTGAAGGTAGGGCAAGCCTCTGACTTATCTTAGGCAGAGGGTGAAATGATAATTTAAGGTTTGAAAGACACTCCAGAGGGGGAAGGATGAGAGGAGACTGTAATCCAAGTGAGAAATGAGGCCTAAACAGAGACAGGGTATTTAGACAGAGGTGACAGATAGGATGTCAGGTGAGATGATTCCAAGTTTCTGGCTTGGGCAATTTCTCAATCACTCTCTgaatcagggaagagaaagggaaggttTGTTTCCTGTTGGGAGTGGCATTGATAAATTCAATTCGGAACATTTTTTTAGTTTCAGGAGCTTGTGGAATATGCAGCCGAGGATGCATAGCAGGTTGGCAGTAACATGAATTAGCTTTCAGAGAATCTGGAGTAGATTTGAGAGTTATTAACATATAACATAGGTATCATGAGTAAGGCTGATGAGAAGGATGAGAAGAGACGCAAGCTTGAAACAATaccaatttttctgttttgtctatAACTATTGAGCTATAGTTCACATATAATAAACTGCACccatttaaagcatacaattGGATAAATCTTGACAGAAACCACCACAATAATCAACATACAGAACATTACCATCACCTCTCAAAGTCTCCTCAGACCCTTTTAGCCCTTCCCTTTCTCCATACCCTTACTGCAGACAACTACTGATCAGCTTTCTCCCACTAGAGTTTGCTTCTAGAATTTCGTGACTGGTTTCTTTGGTGTCTAGCttgctttttcacttagcataatccaTTTTGAGATTCATCGTGTGGTTGTATTtatcagtagtttttttttttttttttttttttgagatggagtctcactctgtcacccaggctggagtgcagtggtgtaatctcggctcaccataacctccgcctcctggattcaaggattcaagtaattctcctgtctcagcctctggaatagctgggattacaggcgcccgccaccatgcccggctaatttttgtatttttagtggagacaaggtttcaccatgttggccaggctggtctcgaactcctgacttcaggtgacccacccatcttggcctcccaaagtgctgggattacaggtgtgagccacccgtACCCAGCCAgtagttcctttttattgccaagtgGTATCCCACGTTTTGTTTAGCCATTTACTCGATGGGTATTGGGGgtggtttctattttttcctattaaGAATAaaactatgaacattcatgtacatggCTGTGTGTAGACACAGGTTTTCATTTCTCATGGATAACTAGAAACGGAATGCCTGGGTTATATGGTAGGCAtatgttcaactttttaaaaactaagttttGCAAAGAGATTGTAACATTTTATGTTCCCATCAATAACAGTTCCAATTATTGCAAATCCTTACAGCTCTTGGCATTCTCAATctgattttagccattctagtaggtgtgtAATGGTCtcttattgtattattttaatgtcCATTTCTGTGATGACTAATGATGCTACTGTGctttttggtcatttgtatatcttctttcgtTCTATTCAAATTTATTGCCTGGTTTTTAGTTGGGTTGTATTTTTATAACTGAGTTGTAAAGGGTCCTCATATATTCTGGATCCAAGTCCTTTTGTTAGATATAtgttattgtgaatattttattctgtggcttggcttttcattttctcaactgTGACCTTCAAAgagcaaaaattttaattttttttaaaaagccctatttatccatttttgctttatgcatatatatataaaatgagatggggtctcactatgttggccttgCTGGTCTGgtactcttgggttcaagcaatcctccctgctctacctcccaaagtgctggggttacaggcatgagccaccccgcttGGGATGCCTTTTTTATTCTAAGAATTCTGTGCTTATTCCAAGATGGCAAACATATTCTCCTGGTTTTTTTCTAGGCTTATATTaaatagttttagcttttacatttaagtcagCGATCCATTCAGAGTTAAGTTTTTTATCTATTTCTGTAGGGCAGAACATCAGTTTTTAAAGGGTGGGCAAGGTGAAAAGAACCCTGAAGGATACCAGGGAAAATGATGTTTCTGAAGCCATGAAAGGTGCAGGTGGGGTCAGTGGTGGCAAATGCTTTCGAAACCAAGTTTGAGTGTGGCTGAAAAGTACTTAACGTTAATTTACCGAGCCTACCTTGTGCCAAGCACATCACACTTGCTCTTAAGTTGTTCAGTCTATTGAGGGcatcttgctttaaaaaatgtatgcataAGACAAAAGCTGGAGGTGGTCGGAGTCGAaggagattttttgtttttgagacatgggCACGTTTGTATGAAGGATAAACGTCAATAATGAAGATGGGGGAGGACTTAGGGTGTCAATGAGGGGAAAGGCCCCTGAGGCTGGAAAAAATAGTACCCAGAGCCTAGTGGAGGGATTAGCTTTGGCCTGGAAGTATTTAAAGTTCACCCAGAGTTCCGGAAAGAAAAATGGGGGAAAAGAAGAGTTGCGGGGAGAGACAAGCGGTATCCCTGCAAATCTGAAAACTGGAAGAGGAATTGGAAGTAACCTTTTCGGATACCGTCTGGAGCCCACGAAGGCATTACAATTTTGCAAGTGAGAAGCTTCTCCTCTAAGTTGTCATTTAGTCCTCGTCACGTGGTAAAAAGTGTCGCACGCCCACAGTTCTACACCCGAAAGTCCGGACACCTGAGCGACTTTCCGGGCCAGAGGCCCCAAGGTGCATCGGGGCAGAGCCGGAAGCGGACGCTGAAAACTGGCGGCTCCTTAATGGTTCCGGCGGCAGGGACCGCAGCGACGCCCTCACCGGAAGTCCCGCCTCTGCCGTGGGCCTGCGAGAATCGAGGCACTCGCTGGCGTACCCATGTATCGAAATGAGTTCACGGCCTGGTACCGGCGGATGTCGGTGGTCTACGGGATCGGCACCTGGTCTGTGTTGGGCTCACTGCTTTACTATAGCCGGACAATGGCGAAGTCGTCAGGTAGGGCTCTTCGGCGGGGCCTGCCCCGGAACACACGGCCTTCGATGGAGAGTTCCCCGGGGGTCATGGAAACAACTTCCCTGTCCTTTAAATCCCAGGTTTATTCTGCAAAACTAATTGAAACGGGTGCTAACAGCCGTTTGTTATAATGGAATCTGCAAAGAACTAGATGCCAGGAATTATTAATACCTTGTAAATACTGTTACCTAAATCTGAATCATTTACTGGATAGGGCCGTCCCCATACTCAGAATTGGAGGAATCTGTGTAAAGTGCAAGGTGGACTTTCAGAGACTCTGGCCGGTGATTTTTAAAGAGTGATGCTTCAGTACTACTGTCCCTCATCGTATATGGCGAGCAATTTCAGTACTTTTAGCAGCCAAGGCGTATTAAAATCTTCCAGTTACTAGGCGCAAAGGGAGAAAAGTCTCTCAGCTTTGAAAAATATGCTGGAAATCTGTAGAGACATTAAGTTGATTAGTGTGGTTGCTAGGGGCTGAGGGGTTGGGGAGTTGGGGAATGACTGCCAAAGGTATGGATTCCTTTTgtggatgaaaatatttttaaattgattgtGGTGCTGGTTGCACAaatctgaatatactaaaaacattaaattgtatattttaagtggGTTAATcgtatatgttaattatatctcagtaaagttGTTGTGTAAAAACTATGCtgaaaatttacatttggtgATGAAGCTGTCAGTGGCCTGAAAGTACATGTGTCCAGCAttaagcatttaaaaacattttggccgggtgcagtggctcacgcctgtaatcccataactttgggaggccgaggtgggagattgcttgagcccaggggttcgggaccagcctgggcaacatggggagacccccatctctaccaaaaaaaaaagaaatttttatatataatattttatatttactttatatgtaacatatggtaaaaatactttatatttatatataaagtaaaaatattttaatgtccatgtttatgttttctttctttcgttctttttttttttctttttgacaaggtctcaccctgtcgcccaggcttgagtgcagtggcatgatctcggctcaccacaacctgcgtctccaggctcaagcgattctcctgcctcagcctcccgagtagctgggattacaggcgcaggccactgCTGCCCGGcgaattgttgtattttttttttgagacggagtctagctctgtcgcccaggctggagtgcactggcgctatctcagctcactgtaacctccacctcccaactcaagcagtcctcctgcctcatcctccccagtagctggggttataggcccatgccaccacgcccagctaatttttgtatttttagtagagatggggtttcaccacgttggcgaggctggtctcaaacacctgacctcaggtggtccacccgcctcggcccccacaaagtgttgggattacaggcgtgagccaccgcacccggcttttcttttcttttcccttccttttcattccttcattATTGGGGTTGGAGAGAGTGGATGTAATTCTTACCTTAGTTAATTTCTAAGACTTTAATGACTGCTTTCTAAGTTAATAATtcaggtgttctttttttttttttctcttaatggtGATAAAGTAGACCAAAAGGATGGCTCAGCAAGTGAAGTACCCAGTGAACTCTCTGAACGCCCAAAAGGATTTTATGTGGAAACAGTTGTCACATATAAAGAAGATTTTGTTCCAAATACAGAAAAGATCCTCAACTATTGGAAATCATGGACTGGTGGCCCTGGTACAGAACCATGACTGGCTGCTGAATTCTGAAAACCAGGACTTGGTTCAACATTTAAATTTGATAGTTGCCTTGATTCCCATTTTGGGTTTGTGAAAAGTGTATGTATTTAAATTTGCTATAAAACATAATCACTAAtaatatgcaataaatattttcttgaagGAAACTATCtgcgttttcttttctttttcttttttttttgagacggagtcttgctgtgtcacccaggctggagtgcagtggctcgatctcggctcactgcaagctccgcctcccaggttcatgccattctcctgcctcagcctcccgagtagctgggactacaggcgcctgccaccatgtccagctaattttttgtgttttcagtggagacagggtttcaccgtgttagccaggatggtctccatctcctgaccttgtgatccgtctgcctcagcctcccaaaatgctgggattacaggtgtgagccacggtccCCGGCCTACTATCTGCATTTTCAAGAGGTGTTCCTCTGTATTTGCATGAGTGAAAGATTGCTGTGAAATTTCACATAGAGCTTCCATAAGCTTGATTTCCTGAAACTAGTTAATgtagatttatatttctttcatgTTGCTATTAGGCACAGCTTTAGTGGTCGCTTTAAGGTTAGTTTCAGCAAATCTCCATATTCACTTTGGGATTCACAGTAGCCCTTTGGGTACTACTGCGTACTGGGTAAGTATGATATAAATTTGATTGTAACTTCTGAATTAAACAGACTGGACCTATTCTTTAGGACCAGTGCACATACCCCTCATTCCTTCAGCAAGTGTGGATTACCCACCAACTGTGGCCAGTGCTATTCTAATGCTGGGAATGCAGTCAGGACGACATGATTAATGCTGAACCAGTTTCCTCAGTGGTCTCTTGGTTGCAGGCAACAAACACAAGTGAGCTTAAATCAAAAGTGGGTGTTTATAAAAAACGTGTATTGGTAGCTCAGAATTAAAGCAGAGAGtatgggccaggagtggtggctcacgcctgtattccctgcactttgggaggccgaggggcggatcacaaggtcaagagatcgagaccatcttggccagcatggtgaaaccctgtctctattaaaaatacaaaaattagctgggcatggcaccgcgcacctgtagtcccagctacttgggaggctgaggcaggagaatcgcttgaatctgggaggcggaggttgcagtgagctgagatcgcaccactgcactccagcctgttgacagtgagattccatctcaaaaagaaaaaaaaaaagcagtatgtTGTCTTCAGAAGGCCTGACACTGGGACCAGAATGCAGGCAGCCACTTGTTGAGCCTGCCTGGGCTCTTGGCCTTGCTTTTCTTATTGCACACCAGCTGCTTTTCTCACCTTTCTGGAGTAATACAAATATCCCAAGAAGATACTACCTCCCATGTGCAGTGCCAAAGTCTGACCAGCGTCTCCTCAACCTGGTTTTTGGCTTCCACCCTTGCGAGAGACTCAGTTCAGTTTTTATCAGATCCCTGCCTATGGATTATAGAGTACTGCCTCAGTTATGAATAAAGTGGCATTTGTTTCTCGTTTAGGTAGTGTTTTCCTGTTCATAGCTGTCGGGACCCTGTGAGTAGAGATGTGATGTGTGGTAGGACAGGAATTGGGCATTTCAGGGTTCCTCTACAGTACTATGACCTTCAGACCCTCATCTTGATTTCTCATTGGTGTCAGTTCCACCATTATGGGTGGCCTGAGCAGTGCTGTGGTGCAGTCAGCCTTAGTGACAAGGATTCCAAAATCACAAGTAACAGCTCCAGATGCTGGTAGCAGAGACTCAACTTCCCAAGGGATATCAGGTCAAGCATGGATTCGTGCCAATTGGCTGTGTATTCCAGTGGACCATCTTGGTTGGCATCAAACTGATGAATGAGAAGCAGTGTGCGACAGTAGATGGGGAAGGTGAGAAGCAAGTGAATCAGAAGTATGGGAGAAATGGGAACAGTAGCATGAACGTTTTGGAAGACATTTCCTAACATGAGGGCTTCCAGAGAAACAAAGGGCAAGGGCTGAGGGGCTGTGGCACTTGGCAGGTGAGAGTTGTTAATAGCACACCGAGGATAAACAGCTGAACTTCTACTCTCACCTGGCAGTCTACCCAGGATTCGTACACTTGTGGGGCTTAAGGGGACATTTGGGTTAGCTTTCCTTGGGACTTGGCTGGGTTTCTTTGCTAGATctaatttattctcttatttcaGCCCAGCGTTCTCCTGAACTCAAGATCCACGTCCATCTAGCATTGCTACTTGGATATCTAGCCACCTCAGCTTTGTCCATAACTTAAATTGCTGTCATCACCCACAAGGCTGCTCTTCCTTCCGTTCTCTTTCTCAGAGAGTACTCAGTTCCTCAAATTAGGAACCTATCATTCTAGACTTCTCCCTCttgttccttctccttcctccagcCACCAGGTCCCATCATTTCTACTGCaaatattccactccattcccaccTTCCCATTCCCTTTACCACTACCTTACTTAAATCCTCCATCCTCTTTGCTtatgtagcctcaacttcctactCTCTTTGTCTCTACT contains the following coding sequences:
- the SMIM26 gene encoding small integral membrane protein 26 isoform X2, translating into MYRNEFTAWYRRMSVVYGIGTWSVLGSLLYYSRTMAKSSDQKDGSASEVPSELSERPKGFYVETVVTYKEDFVPNTEKILNYWKSWTGGPGTEP
- the SMIM26 gene encoding small integral membrane protein 26 isoform X1, which produces MYRNEFTAWYRRMSVVYGIGTWSVLGSLLYYSRTMAKSSVDQKDGSASEVPSELSERPKGFYVETVVTYKEDFVPNTEKILNYWKSWTGGPGTEP